A segment of the Leptospira andrefontaineae genome:
TTGGTCATTCGGTTGCATAGTAGTCAATGTGGTGGACATTAGATCTGCCACTGTCTTATCGAATACTGCTTCCCGATCTGTGGAGGCGAAATGAAGTAAATCCCTTTCTGTAAATATACCGGCCAGTTTCCCTTCTTTAAGCACTATCACGGAACCTATATCATACTTGGTCATAAATCGGATCGCTTCCCAAACGGTGGTACTGGGTTCCACCGAGAGGATCTTTCGGTCCTTTTTTTCCAAGATATCTTTTACCAGCATGGCTACCTCTAGGCCCAAAGTGTAGTTTTTAGGGAGCTTCGATTCAAGGACTTTTTTTGGAAAAAAGAGGTCGGAACTATGACATGGTTTTGGTTCTTTTAGTCGAATGAGCGGAAAAATGAGGACTAAAATTGGAAAAAAACATTAAAATAGGACCGTATTTGAGTTATGAAAATTCAGTGATTTATTCCTGGATTCTAAAATGCTAAAATAGATCAAAGGAGAAGTTTTGAAAATTTTGCGGAAACAATTATATTCCTAAAAAAGGATTTCCCAATTCACTCCTAACGTGGGAGCATAACGGAAGAGCCGCAGTTTTTACCACCTCAGGAATATGTTAATATCGAACATGAGTTCTTCTTCAGAACAACCGAATATTCTAATCGTCGAAGACGAATGGCTTCTATCTTTCAACCTCCAAAAGACTCTCCAAAATTTAGGTTATAAGGTTGCAGGAGTCGCTGCAAACGGTCAGGACGCTCAATCTATTTTTAAGGAAACGGATCCTGACTTGGTCCTAATGGATATCTCTATCGAGGGGGATATGGACGGGATCCAAACTGCACAACATATCCAAAGGATCAAAGACGTTCCGATCGTTTTTATGACTGCATATACGGACGACTCCACATTCATGAGAGCGATGGATGCTGCTTCTACTTATGCTTATATAACTAAACCATTTCAGAACCATCAACTTAAGTCTTCGATTGAGATTGCTCTTCGCCAGCAAAAACGTTTGGGAATCGTTAAGGAAAGTGGCAAAGAATTTAAGAATGTGATCCAAAGTATTTCGGAAGGTGCAGTCTCTTTGGACGGCGAAGGAAATATTATATTCCTAAATCATTCTGCAGAAGAGCTTACAGGTTGGAGCCTGGAAGAGGCTCTTGGGAAACCGGGAGATGTAGTCCTTTCTTTTATCCAAACCCAAATCGGTTCAGGGGAACATCCCGATAATCTAGGCCATAATCTAAGATATATTCCCGCAGTACTTGTAAGAAAGGATGATAGAAAGATCAGAGTTGGGTTCAGAGTTTCTCCGATCCGGGACGAGGCAAATCGGATCGTAGGAAGTATCGTAACCTTCTCCGAATTGGACCTTCTATCCGTATCCGAAAAAAGGATCTCAGAAATGGAAAAGGTGATCCAATCCGAAAAAAGATTGGAGTCTATCCAGAAATTGGCAGCAGGTATTGCTCACGAGATAAATAATCCTCTTATGGGTGTGATCAATTATGGGAATATCATCCGTAATAAAAAAGAACTTCCTGCAGACATTCGGAACTATGCAAGAGTGATCATAGAACAAGGCGAAAGGATTTCCGGTATTATCCGAAATTTGATCTTATTCTCCCGTTCTGATAATGAAGAAGCTGCTTGGTGCAAACTGGATGATATTTTGGCCGGAGTGGAAGGGATTATCTCCGAATTATTAAAATCCAAAAACCTGGAAATTGCTAAGAATATTCCTTCCGATCTGCCGGATGTATTCTTAAAGCAGAATCAAATTAAAGAAGTATTATATTATCTTTTGTATTTTTATGCGGATGGAGTTGGTTCCGATCTAAAAGGAAGTACGATCCATTTTAGTGCAGGGTTGGACGATACTAAATCGGATTCTGAAAAGTATCTAGTGATTCGCTTATCAGGAACCTTAAACGGAGAACTGGATCCGGAGAATGCATTCCAACCTTTTGAAAGGATACAATCAGATGACTCCAGGATAGGGATGGGGCTTTCCGTTTGTTATGGGATCATTCAATCCAATCATGGAAAACTGGATGTCCAAAAGTCAAGCTCCGGTACCGATTTCCATATCCGCCTTCCAGTCCAAACAAAATAAAGATCCAGCTTTAAGCCTAGTCCAAAGCTTTGGATTTCTCGCCGAAAATCGATGGAAATTTTGGGCTTCGCCCCAAAACTAGTCACCAGATCGATAAAACCAATAGGTATAACTGGAATGTTAGATAAAATCAAGAGCGCATTAGGTGCGGAAGCGGATTCTCTCTTAAATCATGTCTCTAAAACCATCCCCAAGGAAACCCTGACCATCCCTGGCCCGAATTACGTTGACGAAATTTTTTCTAAGACCGACAGAAACAACTCTGTTCTTAAGAATTTCCAATCCATCTACAATACTGGACGTCTTGCTGGAACTGGATATCTTTCCATTCTTCCTGTTGACCAAGGGATTGAGCATAGCGCGGGTGCTTCTTTCGCTAAAAACCCTGCTTATTTCGATCCTGAAAATATCGTAAAACTCGCTATCGAAGGCGGATGTAACGCAGTTGCTTCCACTCTTGGAGTTTTAGGATTAGTATCTCGTCAGTACGCTCACAAAATTCCTTTTGTAGTTAAGATCAATCATAACGAACTTCTAAGCTATCCGAACAAATTCGACCAGATCCTCTTTGCAAATGTAGAGCAGGCATTCGATATGGGAGCTGCTGCTGTAGGAGCTACAATCTATTTCGGTTCCGACGAAAGTTCCAGACAGATACAAGAGATCTCAGAAGCTTTCCACAGAGCTCATGAACTAGGACTCGTAACTATCCTTTGGGCTTATCTCAGAAACGATAATTTCAAAAACGATAAAGCAGATTATCATATCGCTACCGACCTTACCGGACAAGCAAACCATTTGGCT
Coding sequences within it:
- a CDS encoding class I fructose-bisphosphate aldolase encodes the protein MLDKIKSALGAEADSLLNHVSKTIPKETLTIPGPNYVDEIFSKTDRNNSVLKNFQSIYNTGRLAGTGYLSILPVDQGIEHSAGASFAKNPAYFDPENIVKLAIEGGCNAVASTLGVLGLVSRQYAHKIPFVVKINHNELLSYPNKFDQILFANVEQAFDMGAAAVGATIYFGSDESSRQIQEISEAFHRAHELGLVTILWAYLRNDNFKNDKADYHIATDLTGQANHLAATIQADIVKQKLPETNLGGFRDLKFGKKDDKMYTDLSSEHPIDMARYQVANCYMGKIGLINSGGPSGSNDLGDAVKAAVINKRAGGMGLISGRKAFQKPMKDGVALLNAIQDVYLSKDVTIA
- a CDS encoding ATP-binding response regulator: MSSSSEQPNILIVEDEWLLSFNLQKTLQNLGYKVAGVAANGQDAQSIFKETDPDLVLMDISIEGDMDGIQTAQHIQRIKDVPIVFMTAYTDDSTFMRAMDAASTYAYITKPFQNHQLKSSIEIALRQQKRLGIVKESGKEFKNVIQSISEGAVSLDGEGNIIFLNHSAEELTGWSLEEALGKPGDVVLSFIQTQIGSGEHPDNLGHNLRYIPAVLVRKDDRKIRVGFRVSPIRDEANRIVGSIVTFSELDLLSVSEKRISEMEKVIQSEKRLESIQKLAAGIAHEINNPLMGVINYGNIIRNKKELPADIRNYARVIIEQGERISGIIRNLILFSRSDNEEAAWCKLDDILAGVEGIISELLKSKNLEIAKNIPSDLPDVFLKQNQIKEVLYYLLYFYADGVGSDLKGSTIHFSAGLDDTKSDSEKYLVIRLSGTLNGELDPENAFQPFERIQSDDSRIGMGLSVCYGIIQSNHGKLDVQKSSSGTDFHIRLPVQTK
- a CDS encoding CBS domain-containing protein, yielding MLVKDILEKKDRKILSVEPSTTVWEAIRFMTKYDIGSVIVLKEGKLAGIFTERDLLHFASTDREAVFDKTVADLMSTTLTTMQPNDQVDEVLSIMLKKRIRHMPILDGNRLVGIISIGDAVKAKIAKTEEENKNLKNYIYSESGFI